The Pseudomonas viciae genomic interval TCCTCGTTACTCTCCGGTGAAAAGAAAGTCGCCTAGGCGAACCTGGCGGTTGATGCTCATGGGCGCAAGGGCACCTCTAAAAACGCCGGCATGAACCACACATGACCTTGCTCACGGGAGTGAAGACCGTTCGTCAGTGATGACTGATGAGTCATTCATTATCGCGGCGTGTAAACTGCGCGTCCGAACCACGCAATACGTCACTTTGTGCTGCCTTCGCCCTGTCTTTAGAGGTGCTCTTGAAACCAACAGTCAGCCTACGGCGAGCGCAAAACCGCCCGTATCTTGACCGGAACGCCTATTCCGGTCAATACGGCAAAATGGTCAGTCATAAGCCGCACGTCAGTGATTTATCTGGCCTGCGGCAATTTCAAACAAACGTTTGTATTGGACCCTGAGAGTGGTGTAGATATAATGCGCCGCTTAAGAGAGCACCGCGTGCCATTCCGTGTCGTTTTCGTCGCTTTTAGCAAAGAAACCACGGATGCAACGCTCAACCTCCAATTAGAAAAAACTGTAGAGCCTTGAGTAGGAGATAGCCTGTGGAACGCGAATACATGGAATTCGACGTGGTCATCGTCGGTGCCGGCCCCGCTGGCCTGTCTGCCGCTTGCCGACTGAAACAGAAGGCCGCCGAAGCCGGTAAGGAAATCAGCGTCTGCGTGGTCGAAAAAGGCTCCGAGGTCGGTGCGCACATCCTCTCCGGTGCGGTGTTCGAACCCCGCGCCCTGAACGAACTGTTCCCGGACTGGAAAGAACTGGGCGCCCCGCTCAACACCCCGGTGGTGCGCGACGACATCTATGTACTGCGCAGCAGCGAGACCTCCACCAAGGTGCCCGACTTCTTTGTGCCCAAGACCATGCACAACGAAGGCAACTACATCATATCCCTGGGCAACCTGTGCCGCTGGCTGGCCCAGCAGGCCGAGAACCTGGGCGTAGAAATCTACCCGGGCTTCGCCGCCCAGGAGGCGCTGTTCGACGAGAATGGCGTGGTCCGCGGGATCATCACCGGCGACCTGGGTGTCGACCGTGAAGGTCAGCCGAAGGAAGGCCTCTACACTCCCGGCATGGAACTGCGCGGCAAGTACACGCTGTTCGCCGAAGGCTGCCGTGGTCACATCGGCAAGCAGCTGATCAAGCGCTTCAACCTCGACAGCGATGCCGACGCCCAGCACTACGGCATCGGCCTGAAGGAAATCTGGGAAATCGACCCGGCCAAGCATCAACCGGGCCTGGTGGTGCACACCGCCGGCTGGCCGCTGGACATCATGAGCGCCGAAAACACCGGTGGCTCGTTCCTTTATCACTTGGAAAACAATCAGGTCGTAGTCGGCCTGATCGTTGACCTGTCCTACAGCAACACCTTCCTGTCGCCGTTCGATGAGTTCCAGCGCCTCAAGCATCACCCGGTCCTCAAGCAGTATCTGGAAGGCGGCAAGCGCATCAGCTACGGCGCCCGCGCCATCTGCAAGGGCGGCCTGAATTCGCTGCCGAAAATGGTTTTCAAGGGCGGTGCGCTGATCGGTTGCGACCTCGGCACCCTCAACTTCGCCAAGATCAAAGGCAGCCACACTGCCATGAAGTCCGGCATGCTCGCGGCCGACGCCGTGGCCGATCGCTTGTTCGCCGAATCCGAAGGCGGCGATGAACTGACTGCCTACGTCGACAGCTTCAAGAACAGCTGGCTCTACGAAGAACTGTTCGCCACCCGCAACTTCGGCCCGGCGATGCACAAATTCGGTCCGATCATCGGCGCTGGCTTCAACTGGTTCGACCAGAACATCATGGGCGGCAAAATGCCGTTCACTCTGCACGATACCAAGCCGGACTACGCCTGCCTCAAGCTGGCCAAGGACAGCCAGAAGATCGACTACCCCAAACCTGACGGCAAGCTGAGCTTCGACAAACTCAGCTCGGTGTTCATCTCCGGTACCAACCATGAAGAAGAACAACCCTGCCACCTGAAGCTGACCGACCCGAGCATCCCGATCAGCAAGAACCTGCCACTGTACGACGAACCCGCGCAGCGCTACTGCCCGGCCGGCGTGTACGAAGTGGTGACCAAGGAAGACGGCG includes:
- a CDS encoding electron transfer flavoprotein-ubiquinone oxidoreductase; this translates as MEREYMEFDVVIVGAGPAGLSAACRLKQKAAEAGKEISVCVVEKGSEVGAHILSGAVFEPRALNELFPDWKELGAPLNTPVVRDDIYVLRSSETSTKVPDFFVPKTMHNEGNYIISLGNLCRWLAQQAENLGVEIYPGFAAQEALFDENGVVRGIITGDLGVDREGQPKEGLYTPGMELRGKYTLFAEGCRGHIGKQLIKRFNLDSDADAQHYGIGLKEIWEIDPAKHQPGLVVHTAGWPLDIMSAENTGGSFLYHLENNQVVVGLIVDLSYSNTFLSPFDEFQRLKHHPVLKQYLEGGKRISYGARAICKGGLNSLPKMVFKGGALIGCDLGTLNFAKIKGSHTAMKSGMLAADAVADRLFAESEGGDELTAYVDSFKNSWLYEELFATRNFGPAMHKFGPIIGAGFNWFDQNIMGGKMPFTLHDTKPDYACLKLAKDSQKIDYPKPDGKLSFDKLSSVFISGTNHEEEQPCHLKLTDPSIPISKNLPLYDEPAQRYCPAGVYEVVTKEDGEKRFQINAQNCVHCKTCDIKDPAQNITWVSPEGAGGPTYPNM